In Desulfovibrio inopinatus DSM 10711, a genomic segment contains:
- a CDS encoding acetylpolyamine amidohydrolase, protein MFRIRRILDDLLPIDRSALTAVADMMAELFPAGRTDSTQTLAEKLKNPFKTRFRSIVLIAEDNRHKIRGFALLLSAPDEDFCYLDFLGSHTRLSGRGVGAALYQRVRQEAAAICRSGLFFECLPDDPLLCADADLCQENGRRLRFYERYGAFPIVGTRYETPVEPGGDCPPYLVYDNLGRTQAVSAKKLQIIVRAILERKYGDVCSKDYITDVVASFTKAGPELRPPRYQTVETVRSAPPGVAATIGLTVNDRHDIHHVKERGYVEAPARINAILKSLEPTGLFERLPVREHGESAIVAVHDAGFAGYLKRMCMSLPETSSLYPYVFPIRNQTRPPKEMAIRAGYYCIDTFTPLNRNAYLAARGAVNCSLSAADSIVAGRRLAYALVRPPGHHAERRAFGGFCYFNSAAIACHALSRHGTVCLLDIDFHHGNGSQDIYYERSDVLTVSIHGHPGFAYPYFSGFSDETGSGPGSGFNLNLPLGENIDGRTYADVLYRALDRIRTFAPLFLVVSLGLDTAKGDPTGAWNLNVRDFMRNGRIIGKLGVPTLVVQEGGYRIHALGQNARAFFFGMAESIFGFRWLESGKSTPRAKL, encoded by the coding sequence ATGTTTCGAATTCGTCGTATACTGGACGATCTTTTACCCATTGATCGTTCGGCGTTGACTGCTGTTGCAGATATGATGGCTGAACTGTTTCCGGCAGGGCGGACCGACTCGACTCAGACTTTGGCCGAGAAATTAAAAAATCCTTTTAAGACGCGATTCCGTAGCATTGTGCTGATTGCCGAAGATAATCGGCATAAGATACGCGGATTTGCACTTTTGCTTTCTGCTCCGGACGAGGATTTTTGTTACTTGGATTTCCTGGGCTCTCATACTCGCCTGAGCGGGCGTGGTGTTGGAGCGGCGCTCTATCAACGTGTTCGCCAAGAAGCGGCTGCAATATGCCGTTCAGGCCTGTTTTTTGAGTGCCTTCCCGATGATCCGTTATTGTGTGCCGATGCTGATCTCTGTCAAGAGAATGGCCGGCGTCTTCGCTTCTATGAACGATACGGGGCGTTCCCTATTGTGGGGACGCGATATGAAACACCGGTTGAACCCGGTGGGGACTGCCCTCCATATCTTGTGTACGATAATTTGGGACGTACGCAAGCCGTATCAGCAAAGAAGCTGCAAATCATTGTTCGTGCGATCTTGGAACGGAAATACGGTGATGTATGTTCGAAAGATTATATTACCGATGTTGTTGCTTCGTTTACCAAGGCCGGTCCCGAGCTGCGTCCTCCTCGATACCAAACCGTTGAAACGGTGCGTTCAGCTCCTCCTGGAGTTGCGGCGACTATCGGTCTGACCGTTAATGACAGACATGACATTCATCATGTCAAAGAGCGTGGCTATGTCGAGGCACCGGCGAGAATCAACGCGATTCTGAAAAGTTTGGAGCCGACTGGTCTGTTCGAACGTCTTCCGGTGCGAGAACACGGTGAGTCGGCTATTGTGGCTGTGCATGACGCCGGTTTTGCGGGATATCTGAAACGAATGTGTATGTCTCTGCCTGAGACATCATCTTTGTATCCTTACGTTTTTCCTATCAGAAATCAAACCCGTCCGCCCAAAGAAATGGCGATTCGAGCGGGATATTACTGTATCGATACGTTTACCCCGCTGAACAGGAATGCCTATTTGGCTGCTCGCGGCGCAGTCAATTGCTCTTTGAGCGCTGCTGACTCCATCGTTGCAGGCCGACGTTTAGCCTATGCCCTGGTGCGTCCTCCCGGACATCACGCAGAACGTCGGGCATTCGGCGGTTTTTGTTATTTCAATTCAGCAGCGATTGCCTGTCATGCCTTGTCTCGGCACGGGACGGTCTGTCTGCTCGATATTGACTTTCACCATGGTAATGGCTCCCAGGATATTTATTATGAGCGAAGCGACGTACTCACGGTGTCCATTCATGGGCATCCCGGTTTTGCTTATCCGTATTTTTCAGGATTTAGCGATGAGACCGGAAGTGGGCCTGGGAGTGGTTTCAATCTGAATTTACCTCTTGGTGAAAATATCGACGGACGCACGTATGCGGATGTGCTCTATCGAGCGCTAGACCGAATTCGTACGTTTGCCCCGTTATTCTTGGTCGTTTCGCTGGGATTGGATACGGCGAAGGGAGACCCGACGGGAGCGTGGAATCTCAACGTCCGCGATTTTATGCGGAATGGTCGAATTATCGGTAAGCTCGGTGTGCCTACGCTTGTTGTTCAGGAGGGCGGGTATCGCATCCACGCCTTAGGACAAAACGCCAGAGCGTTTTTCTTTGGCATGGCAGAATCTATTTTTGGTTTTCGATGGCTCGAATCCGGCAAGTCGACACCAAGAGCGAAGTTGTAA
- a CDS encoding HD-GYP domain-containing protein, producing MLRRISVTELRVGMYVVDTGLSWIEHPNLYSVEGEIFSEAERVAICQEGYKDVFVETCHGRYKFSDVDVAYRKEFEKEISAIATTEDIRITSVDDEMEQALRIHGDAMAYAHRLHHCVRSRNCIDLEGAKRLVRDLVLSVMRNRDALLTLVNVLSEERYTYSHCINVAVLATSFGNFLDLPSSMLEELGTAALFHDIGKIVVPRSILNKPGKLTEAEFEIIKRHPRESFHMLNRRPGISSNVANGVLQHHEKYNGSGYPNRLSGESISLIGRIISIADVYDALTSERVYKRSILPHKALSIIYSMRETDYHPGMAERFIKCVGIYPPGSMVLVSNGHIGFVCASRSDSPLTPMVKVVFDAHMLPLESYTVDLAEAKELSIVSCLDPADYNLDPRMYLVELEDVLQNYAV from the coding sequence ATGTTGCGCAGAATATCTGTTACTGAACTGCGTGTGGGAATGTACGTCGTGGATACGGGGCTATCGTGGATTGAGCACCCCAATCTGTACTCGGTAGAAGGAGAAATTTTTTCGGAAGCCGAGCGCGTAGCGATTTGTCAGGAAGGGTATAAAGACGTCTTTGTCGAGACGTGTCACGGCCGGTATAAATTTTCCGATGTTGATGTTGCCTATCGGAAAGAGTTTGAGAAAGAAATTAGCGCAATTGCGACGACTGAAGATATTCGGATCACCAGTGTCGATGACGAAATGGAGCAAGCACTCCGCATTCATGGCGATGCCATGGCGTATGCACATCGATTGCACCATTGTGTACGGAGCAGGAATTGTATTGATCTTGAAGGGGCAAAGCGACTTGTTCGGGATCTTGTGCTGAGTGTAATGCGGAATAGGGATGCTTTGCTTACGTTGGTTAACGTTCTTTCGGAAGAACGATATACCTATTCTCACTGCATCAATGTGGCTGTCTTAGCCACATCATTTGGGAACTTTCTTGATCTTCCGAGTTCTATGCTGGAAGAATTGGGAACTGCTGCACTATTTCATGATATTGGTAAGATTGTAGTTCCACGTTCCATTCTTAACAAGCCCGGCAAGCTGACAGAGGCTGAGTTTGAAATCATAAAGCGCCATCCCCGAGAAAGTTTCCATATGCTCAATAGGCGTCCGGGAATCAGTTCCAATGTAGCCAATGGTGTCTTGCAGCATCACGAAAAATACAATGGATCGGGGTATCCCAATCGCCTTTCTGGAGAGAGCATTAGTTTGATAGGGCGCATTATCAGCATTGCTGATGTCTATGATGCATTGACAAGCGAGCGCGTGTATAAAAGAAGTATTCTTCCGCACAAAGCACTTAGTATTATCTACAGCATGCGTGAAACAGATTATCATCCTGGAATGGCGGAACGTTTTATCAAGTGTGTCGGTATCTATCCCCCTGGGAGTATGGTGCTTGTCTCCAATGGACATATTGGGTTTGTTTGCGCTTCGCGTTCAGATTCCCCACTGACTCCAATGGTGAAGGTCGTGTTTGATGCCCATATGCTTCCGCTTGAATCGTATACAGTTGATCTTGCTGAAGCGAAAGAACTCAGCATTGTTTCGTGTCTTGATCCTGCGGATTATAACCTTGATCCGAGGATGTATCTTGTTGAATTGGAAGATGTATTACAGAATTATGCCGTATAA
- a CDS encoding valine--tRNA ligase, with product MTNKALQKGYEPQDVEAKWLDHWTENKTFTADPEAPGEPFSIVIPPPNVTGALHIGHALNITLQDILCRHRRQKGMNVLWVPGMDHAGIATQNVVERALATEGKSRTDFTREAFNERVWEWKKDYGGRILTQIRRIGASVDWTRERFTMDEGLSKAVREVFVRLYEEGLIYKGDYIINWCNRCRTALADLEVEYAPRVDGLWKIRYPLADGSGDLVVATTRPETMLGDTAVAVHPEDERYQEYIGKTVILPLVGRHIPVIADEYVDREFGTGCLKVTPAHDMNDFELGRKHGLEVIQVIDDQGNMNEQAGEAWQGMDKAACRQKIVEDLKSKGFLIEFNEFEHNVGECYRCKTVIEPHVSTQWFVNVQGMAKAARRAVETGETRIVPEQWTKTYYDWLDNIRDWCISRQLWWGHRIPAWTCQDCGRLIVAREDPTTCTECGSTALEQEEDVLDTWFSSALWPFSTLGWPDSTRELEVYYPTSVLVTAFDILFFWVARMMMMGIHFMDKAPFSDVYIHALVRDAEGKKMSKSVGNVIDPLIMMDKYGTDSLRFTLTAFAAMGRDIKLSEERIDGYRHFMNKLWNASRFALMNLPDTIPDVDLKDVTGHHHLWILHRLEEVKELVDEALMEYRFNEAAQGLYSFLWREFCDWYLEMIKVDFNGDDETAKTNATKTLHTVLSELLILLHPIIPFITQEIWSHLPDVPGDDLAQVAFPEKRPQFKNAETATRMDMVRDLVVAIRNIRAELSINPGLKLSPLVRTSSSEDKAYIEENIPMILFLARLERIEIGPDVVAPKASASAAVGGNSLFVPIAGAVDFESELSRLDKELAKVSKELAIVERKLANEDFTAKAPAHVVQKEREKADAASEKQRKLQGLFDRIKGLME from the coding sequence ATGACGAACAAAGCATTACAAAAAGGGTATGAACCCCAAGACGTTGAGGCCAAATGGCTTGATCACTGGACGGAGAACAAAACGTTCACCGCGGACCCTGAAGCCCCGGGAGAACCGTTTTCCATTGTTATTCCCCCACCGAACGTCACGGGTGCCCTTCACATCGGCCATGCCCTCAACATTACGTTGCAGGACATTTTATGCCGACATCGTCGTCAGAAAGGCATGAATGTTCTCTGGGTACCGGGTATGGACCATGCCGGGATTGCCACACAAAATGTGGTTGAACGCGCCTTGGCGACTGAAGGAAAATCCCGCACTGATTTTACGCGTGAAGCGTTCAACGAACGGGTTTGGGAGTGGAAGAAAGATTACGGCGGACGCATTTTGACGCAAATCCGGCGCATTGGTGCATCTGTCGACTGGACCCGCGAACGATTCACCATGGACGAAGGGCTTTCCAAAGCTGTTCGGGAAGTTTTTGTTCGTCTCTACGAGGAAGGCCTCATTTATAAAGGTGATTATATCATTAACTGGTGTAATCGTTGCCGGACGGCCCTGGCCGATTTGGAAGTCGAGTACGCTCCGCGTGTCGATGGTCTCTGGAAGATTCGGTATCCCCTGGCGGACGGTTCCGGTGATCTGGTTGTTGCGACGACGCGTCCGGAAACGATGCTCGGTGATACGGCTGTGGCCGTACATCCCGAAGACGAACGGTACCAGGAGTATATAGGAAAAACAGTCATTCTTCCCCTGGTCGGACGTCATATTCCGGTTATCGCGGACGAATATGTTGATCGCGAGTTCGGTACGGGATGCCTCAAGGTTACTCCGGCTCACGACATGAATGACTTTGAACTCGGTCGGAAGCATGGTCTTGAGGTCATCCAAGTGATCGACGATCAAGGCAACATGAATGAACAGGCTGGTGAAGCCTGGCAAGGCATGGATAAAGCTGCCTGCCGTCAAAAGATTGTTGAAGATCTGAAGAGCAAAGGTTTCCTCATCGAATTCAATGAATTCGAACATAATGTGGGTGAGTGTTACCGCTGCAAAACGGTTATCGAACCGCATGTTTCCACCCAATGGTTTGTCAATGTCCAGGGTATGGCTAAGGCCGCCCGACGGGCTGTTGAAACCGGAGAAACCCGGATTGTGCCCGAACAGTGGACCAAAACCTATTACGACTGGCTCGACAATATTCGGGACTGGTGTATCTCTCGTCAGCTCTGGTGGGGACACCGTATACCTGCCTGGACGTGCCAAGATTGCGGCCGACTTATTGTTGCGCGTGAAGATCCCACAACGTGCACCGAGTGCGGCTCGACAGCACTTGAGCAAGAAGAAGATGTGCTTGATACGTGGTTCTCTTCGGCGTTGTGGCCTTTTTCCACCTTGGGATGGCCTGACAGCACCCGTGAACTCGAAGTCTACTATCCGACATCGGTCCTTGTGACGGCATTCGATATCCTCTTCTTTTGGGTTGCCCGCATGATGATGATGGGCATCCATTTCATGGATAAAGCCCCCTTTAGTGATGTGTATATCCATGCTTTGGTGCGTGATGCCGAAGGCAAGAAGATGAGTAAGTCGGTCGGAAACGTTATCGACCCGCTCATCATGATGGATAAATATGGGACCGACTCCTTACGTTTCACCTTGACGGCCTTCGCCGCCATGGGACGCGACATCAAGCTTTCCGAAGAGCGGATTGATGGATATCGCCACTTCATGAACAAATTGTGGAACGCTTCACGGTTTGCTCTCATGAATCTACCCGACACTATCCCGGATGTAGATCTGAAGGATGTTACTGGGCATCACCATCTCTGGATTTTGCATCGACTCGAAGAAGTCAAAGAATTGGTGGATGAAGCGCTCATGGAATATCGCTTCAATGAGGCCGCTCAGGGATTGTATAGCTTTTTGTGGCGTGAGTTCTGCGACTGGTATCTGGAAATGATCAAGGTGGATTTCAATGGCGACGATGAGACCGCGAAGACTAACGCCACCAAAACGCTGCATACGGTCTTATCAGAGCTCTTGATCCTGCTGCATCCCATCATTCCATTCATTACACAGGAAATCTGGTCGCATTTGCCCGATGTTCCTGGTGACGATCTGGCGCAAGTCGCCTTCCCGGAAAAACGTCCGCAATTCAAGAACGCCGAAACGGCAACCAGAATGGATATGGTTCGCGACCTTGTTGTTGCGATTCGTAATATTCGGGCGGAGCTTTCCATCAATCCGGGATTGAAGCTGTCACCGCTTGTTCGGACCTCGTCATCTGAAGACAAAGCCTACATTGAAGAAAATATTCCGATGATTTTGTTTTTGGCTCGTCTTGAACGTATCGAGATTGGTCCGGATGTTGTGGCACCGAAGGCGAGTGCCAGTGCCGCTGTTGGTGGAAACTCGCTGTTTGTGCCTATTGCAGGCGCCGTGGACTTTGAGTCTGAACTGTCTCGCCTCGACAAGGAACTGGCAAAAGTGTCCAAAGAGTTGGCTATTGTAGAACGTAAATTGGCCAATGAGGACTTTACTGCAAAAGCTCCGGCTCATGTTGTTCAGAAGGAGCGAGAAAAAGCTGATGCTGCTTCGGAAAAGCAACGAAAGCTTCAAGGACTTTTCGATCGTATTAAAGGGCTTATGGAATAG
- a CDS encoding sigma-54 dependent transcriptional regulator: protein MQRILIVASTTDAKTAASCFPAQARIDIEHQTSGIRARLEEKTYDLVFLDIQLLKPEHGDDKTGGVRRITRLVWNKNPVAEVIVLCPAERIREAVNAVKEGAGNYLTLPLDPIEVRYVLNSMREVRRLEEQLDYFRKITGSSSQENVVGTTNPVMDDVFKKARMVAPTDSTVLLAGETGVGKGVIARLIHSLSERGRGPFVSVHCGAIPETLIESELFGHEKGSFTGAIRRKLGRFEIAAGGTIFLDEVGTIGEPTQVKLLQVLQDKCFHRVGGDADICVNTRVIAASNIDLKAECERGRFRKDLYFRLNIFPINIPPLRERKEDIPRLAEHILSKLNKTHPKTVDGIHPAVLDAFAHYPWPGNVRELENLMERAHILETSHMLTPEVFPSELFENESLAIPVDASLSLHAFRERAKNEAERVYLKDVLTRHEGRIGQTAEAAGITPRQLNKLMTKHNLHKEDFKKERRREKTGEPDIKITSA from the coding sequence ATGCAACGTATTCTCATTGTTGCTTCCACCACGGATGCAAAGACCGCGGCCTCTTGTTTTCCGGCCCAAGCACGTATTGATATCGAGCACCAAACGTCTGGAATTCGTGCGCGGCTGGAAGAAAAGACCTATGATTTGGTCTTCCTCGACATACAGCTTTTGAAGCCGGAACACGGCGACGACAAAACCGGTGGGGTCAGGCGTATTACCCGGCTCGTCTGGAACAAGAACCCCGTTGCGGAAGTCATCGTTCTTTGTCCAGCCGAACGGATTCGTGAGGCTGTCAATGCGGTCAAAGAAGGAGCAGGCAACTACCTCACCTTGCCGCTTGATCCCATTGAAGTCCGCTATGTCCTCAACAGTATGCGAGAGGTTCGCCGTCTCGAAGAACAGCTGGATTATTTTCGGAAAATAACCGGATCAAGCAGCCAAGAGAACGTTGTCGGCACAACGAACCCGGTGATGGACGATGTCTTTAAGAAGGCACGCATGGTTGCACCGACGGATTCCACGGTTCTTCTCGCAGGGGAAACCGGCGTTGGAAAGGGGGTGATTGCCCGCTTGATCCACTCGTTGTCTGAACGTGGACGTGGGCCTTTCGTCAGCGTACATTGTGGCGCCATTCCCGAAACACTGATCGAAAGTGAACTCTTCGGTCACGAAAAAGGCTCCTTCACCGGAGCGATCAGGCGTAAACTCGGCCGATTTGAAATTGCGGCCGGAGGGACGATTTTTCTTGATGAGGTCGGTACCATTGGCGAACCGACGCAGGTCAAATTACTGCAAGTTTTACAGGACAAATGCTTTCATCGCGTCGGAGGTGATGCCGATATTTGCGTCAACACCCGTGTTATCGCAGCAAGCAATATCGATCTGAAAGCGGAATGTGAAAGAGGACGCTTTCGAAAGGATTTGTATTTTCGTCTCAATATTTTTCCGATCAATATTCCTCCATTACGCGAACGCAAAGAAGATATTCCCCGCTTAGCAGAGCACATTCTTTCCAAGCTCAACAAAACCCATCCTAAAACCGTCGATGGCATTCATCCCGCTGTTCTTGACGCCTTTGCCCATTATCCCTGGCCGGGGAATGTTCGTGAGCTTGAAAATCTCATGGAGCGCGCTCATATCCTCGAAACATCGCATATGCTTACGCCAGAAGTCTTTCCAAGCGAATTGTTTGAAAACGAGTCACTTGCCATCCCTGTCGACGCTTCTCTTTCACTTCATGCGTTTCGTGAGCGCGCCAAGAATGAAGCCGAGCGTGTCTATTTGAAAGACGTACTGACGCGACATGAAGGACGCATCGGTCAAACGGCCGAGGCTGCTGGCATTACGCCGCGGCAGCTCAACAAACTGATGACCAAACACAATTTACATAAAGAAGACTTCAAGAAAGAACGCAGACGGGAAAAAACGGGCGAGCCTGACATAAAAATCACATCGGCATAA
- a CDS encoding cysteine hydrolase family protein: MKTALLLIDIQNDYAPEGALALPHFPEAAQAASRLLDTCRQSGIPAIHVQHHSIRPGVNFMIPDTHGAAIHDAVTPIPGEPIVIKHYPNSFRETDLKARLDALHIDHLYVAGCMTNTCVDSTVRAAVDMGYSVTLFHDACAAMPFTVQGHSVNAADVHTAFTGALGLFFATLQTVDEFLATSS, from the coding sequence ATGAAAACCGCATTGCTTCTCATCGACATACAGAACGATTACGCACCAGAAGGAGCATTAGCCCTGCCACATTTTCCCGAAGCTGCACAGGCAGCGAGTCGGCTTTTAGATACCTGTCGTCAATCAGGGATTCCCGCGATTCATGTCCAACATCATAGCATTCGGCCCGGGGTCAATTTCATGATACCCGACACGCACGGAGCAGCAATACACGACGCCGTCACACCGATACCGGGCGAACCCATTGTCATCAAACACTATCCCAACAGTTTTCGGGAAACAGACCTCAAAGCCCGACTCGATGCCCTCCACATCGATCATCTTTACGTCGCCGGTTGCATGACCAACACCTGTGTCGATTCAACGGTACGGGCAGCCGTAGATATGGGATACTCGGTGACGCTTTTCCACGATGCCTGTGCGGCGATGCCGTTTACAGTCCAAGGACATAGCGTCAACGCAGCCGATGTCCATACCGCGTTCACAGGGGCATTGGGGCTCTTTTTTGCCACATTGCAGACCGTTGATGAGTTTCTCGCAACGTCCTCATAG
- a CDS encoding BPL-N domain-containing protein → MAEPLYVLWDESHLWGLLLVRALTHFSIPFRLVRAREITTGLLLVDPPQLLVVPGGFAKKKAEALGRTGLEAIRAFVASGGNYLGFCGGAGLALSDPGGLGLCPWSRKPFANRLQHFASGHVQACPDCDHELSPPDGPTFPLVPVWWPARFQQKNTAPDVDIVATYGKPGPDFMMADVVLSSLPEDTLTDWENQYGVTLSPAFLDKTPLVIHGHFGQGRYLLSYAHLETPGSCEANAWLFHLLERMAGIPQPGIRACVPEWKLCEPATAWPDPILTTNFKRLDETLRMGLAHSLFFWRNGWLLGWRLGLPGAGINGLYALLHETLAVSPTAATLTYWQREKEDFDQKMRLFCEGLQGYLLAESLAMTMHRADPTAVPASILKAKRRELFGPPPGAPSTETGMADELVGCLEELFWLAARE, encoded by the coding sequence ATGGCCGAGCCGCTTTATGTTTTGTGGGATGAGTCTCATCTCTGGGGCCTTTTACTCGTTCGCGCCCTGACCCATTTTTCAATTCCGTTCCGACTCGTACGAGCCCGAGAAATCACGACAGGCCTGCTTCTGGTTGATCCTCCTCAACTTCTGGTCGTTCCTGGTGGATTTGCCAAAAAAAAGGCCGAAGCACTCGGTCGGACGGGACTTGAAGCGATTCGCGCCTTTGTGGCCTCAGGTGGAAATTACCTCGGCTTTTGCGGTGGAGCCGGCTTGGCGTTATCCGACCCCGGAGGTTTGGGCCTTTGTCCCTGGTCGCGCAAACCATTTGCCAATCGATTACAGCATTTTGCCAGCGGGCACGTCCAAGCATGTCCGGATTGTGACCATGAATTAAGCCCGCCTGACGGGCCGACCTTTCCTCTCGTCCCCGTATGGTGGCCAGCGCGCTTCCAGCAAAAGAACACCGCTCCGGATGTCGATATTGTTGCTACATACGGCAAGCCCGGTCCGGACTTTATGATGGCCGACGTCGTCCTTTCGAGCTTGCCCGAAGACACGCTGACCGACTGGGAAAATCAATACGGCGTCACTCTCAGTCCGGCATTCCTCGACAAAACCCCACTCGTCATCCACGGCCATTTCGGTCAGGGCCGGTATCTGTTGAGCTATGCCCATTTGGAGACGCCGGGATCATGCGAAGCCAATGCCTGGTTATTTCATCTTCTCGAACGGATGGCCGGCATCCCGCAGCCAGGAATTCGAGCCTGCGTTCCGGAATGGAAACTGTGTGAACCGGCGACAGCATGGCCCGATCCCATTTTGACAACAAACTTTAAACGATTGGACGAGACCCTTCGCATGGGCTTGGCCCACTCACTTTTCTTCTGGCGTAATGGCTGGCTTCTCGGCTGGCGGCTTGGCCTGCCCGGGGCCGGCATCAATGGGTTGTATGCTCTTCTCCATGAAACATTAGCCGTTTCACCTACTGCAGCCACGCTTACCTACTGGCAACGTGAGAAAGAAGACTTCGATCAAAAAATGCGTCTCTTCTGCGAAGGCCTTCAAGGGTATTTACTCGCCGAAAGTCTGGCCATGACCATGCATCGCGCCGACCCTACTGCCGTTCCAGCCTCAATACTGAAAGCAAAACGGCGAGAACTGTTTGGCCCCCCACCAGGAGCTCCGAGTACCGAAACCGGGATGGCCGATGAACTTGTTGGCTGTTTAGAAGAACTCTTCTGGCTCGCTGCCAGAGAGTAG
- a CDS encoding DUF1640 domain-containing protein, translating to MLTYEQSKAIENALGPDNAKPIIEAIQSTDSRVLTSLTNELATKSDLAQVRTEFAGLKTEFAGLKTEFAGLRTEFAELRKDVAQFETKIEARLGAMDAKIEARLGAMDTKMEARFAAMDVRITRIETMLKVLIGLAVLAVGMFSPAATALFSSLK from the coding sequence ATGCTGACCTATGAGCAATCCAAAGCCATCGAAAACGCGCTTGGCCCGGACAACGCCAAGCCAATCATTGAAGCGATTCAATCCACGGACTCACGTGTATTGACGTCGTTAACCAATGAACTCGCTACGAAAAGCGATCTTGCTCAAGTCAGAACAGAGTTTGCCGGACTCAAAACAGAATTTGCCGGACTCAAAACAGAGTTTGCTGGACTGAGAACGGAATTCGCCGAACTCAGAAAAGACGTTGCCCAATTCGAGACGAAGATAGAAGCACGACTTGGTGCCATGGATGCCAAAATAGAAGCACGACTCGGCGCCATGGACACCAAAATGGAAGCGCGATTCGCTGCCATGGACGTTCGCATCACCCGCATTGAGACAATGTTGAAGGTACTCATCGGCCTGGCCGTGCTGGCCGTCGGTATGTTTTCTCCTGCGGCCACAGCGTTGTTTTCCAGCCTGAAATAA
- a CDS encoding response regulator: MTTPLIALVDDEPHFAKALAARLELRGLDIILCADAEEVAASLGNPNLKAAVVDLMLPGISGIDIVRAMKSQRPDITAIILTGKGSVSSGIKAMQAGADSYLEKPVDIDALIEQLGVLPAENARL; encoded by the coding sequence ATGACAACACCTCTTATTGCGCTTGTCGATGACGAGCCGCATTTTGCCAAAGCGCTCGCTGCGCGTCTCGAATTGCGAGGCCTGGATATCATTCTGTGTGCCGATGCGGAGGAAGTTGCGGCGAGTCTTGGCAACCCCAACCTCAAAGCCGCAGTTGTTGACCTCATGTTGCCCGGCATCAGTGGAATTGATATTGTTCGGGCAATGAAGTCACAACGGCCTGATATAACAGCGATCATTTTGACCGGGAAAGGAAGTGTGAGTTCCGGCATCAAAGCCATGCAGGCCGGAGCGGATTCCTATCTGGAGAAACCAGTGGATATTGATGCGCTCATCGAGCAACTCGGCGTATTGCCAGCAGAGAATGCTCGTTTGTAG
- a CDS encoding GlxA family transcriptional regulator, with amino-acid sequence MSPETHVLLRAAVLALDGAMPSAVYGISDVFTAAEALWHDIGDGKLAQIDVVTANDRPVLGLGGIALSPTQSVQQLQQTVDIVFVPPVFGDIVLRVQDRSVIDTLQGFISAGVQICTVCAGAFFAAETGLFDGRRATTHWNLVRLFRERYPLVDLDPTAMIVDGGTYLCAGGVTAYLDVCLHILSTRVGPEFSARCARMLLVDGERQTQSPYMDCEDSTGHGDAVVAKAQDYIRTRLAEPLDIATIAEASRVGTRTLERRFQRTLGLTPKQYLMKKRLDAAKVLLCATTQDIGHVARTVGYDDTASFHRLFKKNVELTPGEYRKRFGRL; translated from the coding sequence ATGTCTCCAGAGACACATGTTCTATTGCGGGCTGCTGTGTTGGCCCTTGATGGCGCAATGCCTTCGGCGGTGTATGGGATTTCCGATGTCTTTACGGCGGCTGAGGCGTTGTGGCATGATATTGGAGATGGAAAACTCGCCCAGATAGACGTTGTGACGGCCAATGATCGTCCGGTACTCGGTCTTGGTGGTATTGCGCTTTCACCGACACAAAGCGTTCAACAGCTACAACAAACAGTAGATATCGTATTTGTGCCACCGGTTTTTGGCGATATCGTGCTTCGTGTGCAGGACCGGTCTGTTATTGATACCCTTCAGGGATTTATCTCGGCTGGAGTGCAGATCTGTACGGTGTGCGCGGGGGCCTTTTTTGCTGCCGAAACCGGGCTTTTCGATGGTCGACGAGCGACGACCCATTGGAATCTCGTGCGGTTGTTTCGGGAACGCTATCCGTTGGTCGATCTTGATCCAACGGCTATGATTGTCGATGGGGGAACATATCTCTGTGCCGGAGGAGTTACGGCTTACCTTGATGTTTGTCTGCATATTTTGTCGACTCGTGTGGGGCCGGAGTTCTCTGCACGCTGCGCCAGAATGCTGCTCGTTGATGGCGAACGCCAGACCCAGTCTCCATATATGGACTGTGAAGACTCGACAGGTCATGGTGATGCTGTTGTTGCTAAAGCGCAAGACTATATTCGCACACGCTTGGCCGAGCCTCTTGATATAGCGACCATAGCGGAAGCATCCCGTGTTGGAACACGAACGTTGGAACGCCGATTTCAGCGCACGCTTGGCCTTACTCCGAAGCAATATCTTATGAAAAAACGACTTGATGCGGCAAAGGTATTGCTCTGTGCGACAACCCAGGACATCGGACACGTCGCACGTACTGTGGGGTATGATGATACAGCGTCGTTCCACCGACTTTTCAAGAAGAATGTCGAACTCACACCAGGTGAATATCGAAAACGTTTTGGGAGATTATAA